The following proteins are encoded in a genomic region of Helicobacter macacae MIT 99-5501:
- a CDS encoding bifunctional anthranilate synthase component I family protein/class IV aminotransferase, producing MVDLEKIQKKYGEFYIFGKYLYYKPILDICCDEKSQAKNAFRQIENELKKHKNSYFVGYVSYELGILEYLECGIEAKDSSGDFSRDCRVKSSADSSFYRADSSLPLLHFRLFAKRKKLAEIKAKYHKNSYAKFLPTITHSIDKERYAKDFSAIKNELKNGNSYQINYTQEMRLSTHLNGKEIFFLLTPRQNTKYKAYLHTPFVEICSFSPELFFALKHHKKECKIIVEPMKGTMPRNADKIKDKANKKALAKDKKNIAENIMIVDLLRNDLHKIAKNLSYKLLQIKTYKTLHQMTSKISATLEKSTILDIPKTHKKSKQKRSKQNLLYSIFRALFPCGSISGAPKKSSTQIIERLEKRKREIYCGAIGVIGQKEATFSVSIRTLFALQSQKEWRYGVGSGVVWDSVCDEEIAELELKSKFLENTENFALIETILIKQNRAFLLASHLGRITKSAKELGFDTANLERLFGLESCNQKQSVELIKNASNFIDKFMDFSPCDCKNGWENLPPKVLKTLGQKCRNAENQKQILRVLLYKNGKVRLETLPFKPIQSRTIKIAKNKLESRNDALYHKSTLRAHFTQIPSKQNKVFDFIYLNEMGEVCEGSRSNVAILQNNVLYTPSTKSGLLNGVLRDNFINSKILHEKSLTLKDIQNAQKIFCINSVRGVQEVRLF from the coding sequence TTGGTAGATTTAGAAAAGATACAAAAGAAATATGGCGAGTTTTATATATTTGGGAAATACCTATATTACAAGCCGATTTTAGATATTTGCTGTGATGAAAAATCACAAGCAAAAAATGCCTTTAGGCAAATAGAAAATGAGCTAAAAAAGCACAAAAATAGCTACTTTGTAGGATATGTAAGCTATGAGCTTGGAATCTTAGAATATTTAGAGTGCGGGATAGAAGCAAAAGATTCTAGTGGGGATTTTAGTAGGGATTGTCGTGTAAAATCTAGTGCGGATTCTAGCTTTTATCGTGCGGACTCTAGCCTACCCTTGCTTCACTTTCGACTTTTTGCCAAAAGAAAAAAGCTAGCAGAAATAAAAGCAAAATACCACAAAAATTCTTACGCCAAATTTCTGCCAACTATTACGCACTCTATCGACAAAGAGCGATATGCAAAGGACTTTAGCGCAATAAAAAATGAGCTAAAAAATGGTAACTCTTACCAAATCAACTACACCCAAGAAATGCGACTAAGCACTCATCTAAATGGCAAAGAAATATTTTTCTTACTTACTCCACGACAAAACACCAAGTATAAAGCATATTTGCACACGCCTTTTGTAGAGATTTGCTCATTTAGCCCAGAGCTATTTTTCGCCCTCAAACATCACAAAAAGGAGTGCAAAATCATAGTCGAGCCGATGAAAGGCACTATGCCTAGAAACGCTGATAAAATCAAAGATAAAGCAAACAAAAAAGCACTAGCTAAGGACAAAAAAAACATCGCTGAAAATATAATGATTGTGGATTTACTGCGAAATGATTTGCATAAAATCGCCAAAAATCTATCCTACAAACTCCTGCAAATAAAAACCTACAAAACACTTCATCAAATGACTTCAAAGATAAGCGCGACATTAGAAAAAAGCACAATTTTAGACATTCCAAAAACACACAAAAAATCTAAGCAAAAACGCTCAAAGCAAAATCTACTTTATAGTATCTTTCGCGCACTATTTCCCTGCGGAAGTATCAGTGGCGCACCCAAAAAATCAAGCACCCAAATCATAGAGAGGCTAGAAAAAAGAAAGCGGGAAATCTACTGCGGTGCGATAGGCGTGATAGGGCAAAAAGAAGCGACTTTTAGTGTAAGTATTCGCACGCTATTTGCGCTTCAATCCCAAAAAGAATGGCGATATGGTGTAGGAAGTGGCGTGGTGTGGGACTCTGTGTGTGATGAGGAAATTGCCGAACTAGAGCTAAAATCAAAATTTTTGGAAAATACAGAAAATTTCGCGCTTATAGAAACAATACTCATAAAACAAAATCGTGCTTTTTTGCTAGCTTCACATTTAGGCAGAATCACAAAAAGCGCAAAAGAGCTAGGGTTTGATACGGCAAATTTAGAGCGACTTTTTGGGCTAGAATCTTGTAATCAAAAACAAAGTGTGGAGCTAATAAAAAATGCGAGTAATTTTATAGATAAATTTATGGATTTTAGTCCTTGTGATTGCAAAAATGGGTGGGAAAACTTACCACCAAAAGTGCTAAAAACACTAGGACAAAAATGCAGAAATGCAGAAAATCAAAAGCAGATTTTGCGAGTTTTGCTATACAAAAACGGCAAAGTAAGGCTAGAGACTTTGCCTTTTAAGCCGATACAATCACGCACGATAAAAATCGCAAAAAACAAACTAGAATCTAGAAATGACGCACTATATCACAAAAGCACTTTGCGAGCGCATTTTACGCAAATTCCGAGCAAGCAAAACAAAGTCTTTGACTTCATCTATCTAAATGAGATGGGCGAAGTGTGCGAGGGTAGCAGAAGCAATGTAGCGATTTTGCAAAATAATGTGCTTTATACACCAAGCACAAAAAGTGGTTTGCTAAATGGTGTCTTGCGTGATAATTTCATAAACTCTAAAATACTGCACGAAAAATCTCTAACGCTAAAAGACATTCAAAACGCGCAAAAAATATTTTGCATAAATTCGGTGCGTGGAGTGCAAGAAGTGAGGCTTTTTTAA
- a CDS encoding DNA-methyltransferase, whose protein sequence is MQEKSPKNKTINTTLEEGQAFFARTKRVSTPQKDISQILDSTICGDIFTIAPFLPRKSVDLLIADPPYNLTKSFNGKIFSKKKHSEYESYTRQWLEAIKPLLKDTASVYVCCDWRSSLIIGNVLDEIFTLRNRITWQREKGRGAATNWKNGLEDIWFATCGESYTFNLESVKIRKKVLAPYKENGKPKDWVQSESGNYRDTCPSNFWGDITIPFWSMSENTAHPTQKPEKLLAKIVLASSNEGDIVLDPFAGSGSTSVVAKKLKRHFVGVEIEERYCSWIEQRLENAKSNPKIQGYEDGVFWERNSR, encoded by the coding sequence ATGCAAGAAAAATCCCCCAAAAACAAAACCATAAACACCACACTTGAAGAGGGACAAGCCTTTTTTGCTCGCACCAAGCGCGTATCCACACCGCAAAAAGACATAAGCCAAATCCTAGATTCTACCATTTGTGGCGATATTTTTACCATTGCGCCATTTTTGCCACGCAAAAGTGTGGATTTGCTTATCGCTGACCCGCCTTACAATCTCACAAAATCTTTCAACGGCAAAATATTTTCAAAAAAAAAGCATAGCGAATATGAGTCCTACACAAGGCAATGGCTAGAAGCAATAAAGCCATTGCTAAAAGACACGGCTAGCGTGTATGTCTGCTGTGATTGGCGTAGTAGTCTTATCATTGGCAATGTGCTAGATGAGATTTTTACCCTTAGAAATCGTATCACTTGGCAGAGAGAAAAAGGACGCGGCGCGGCGACTAATTGGAAAAACGGCTTAGAGGATATTTGGTTTGCCACTTGTGGAGAGAGCTATACCTTTAATCTAGAATCTGTAAAAATCCGCAAAAAAGTCCTAGCCCCTTATAAAGAAAACGGCAAGCCAAAAGATTGGGTGCAAAGTGAGAGCGGCAACTATCGTGATACTTGCCCGTCAAATTTTTGGGGTGATATTACTATCCCTTTTTGGTCGATGAGTGAAAACACAGCCCACCCCACTCAAAAGCCAGAAAAGCTACTAGCTAAAATTGTGCTAGCCTCATCAAATGAGGGCGATATAGTGCTTGACCCATTTGCAGGGAGTGGTAGCACAAGCGTGGTGGCAAAAAAGCTAAAGAGACATTTTGTGGGGGTAGAGATAGAGGAGAGGTATTGCTCTTGGATAGAGCAGAGATTAGAAAATGCTAAATCTAATCCAAAGATTCAGGGCTATGAAGATGGAGTATTTTGGGAGCGCAATTCTAGGTAG
- a CDS encoding NAD(P)H-dependent glycerol-3-phosphate dehydrogenase — protein sequence MPPKKSTKSTPAESSAKSNLQDCQKDTREDIAHTSLHSPAQVSVCGGGAWGSALAYALSHSTDVHIASRRTLALPSDTPCQILQVDCASALSSHFVIIAISTPNLRKWLSLQSKFLQPSTKYLFASKGIEEGSGAFVHTIALDFIPKENLAFLSGPSFAAEVRAKLPCALAIHAYNDEVAKDFAKFFPSFIKPYTGGDVIGAEVSGAYKNVLAIAGGICDELKLGHNAKAALLARGLIEMERFGRYFGGESKTFLGLEGAGDLFLSANSTLSRNYRVGVGLAQGKDIDSILCELGEVAEGVRTAYAIQGIAKKHDIYTPIVNEVVGILQGKSCKEGILSLMSR from the coding sequence ATGCCACCTAAAAAATCCACAAAATCTACCCCCGCAGAATCTAGCGCAAAATCTAACTTGCAAGATTGCCAAAAAGATACGCGAGAAGATATTGCACACACTTCGCTACATTCCCCCGCACAAGTGAGTGTATGCGGTGGTGGCGCGTGGGGAAGTGCGCTAGCTTATGCGCTATCCCATAGCACAGATGTGCATATCGCCTCAAGGCGCACACTTGCTTTGCCAAGTGATACACCTTGCCAAATCCTCCAAGTAGATTGTGCTAGTGCGCTATCATCACACTTTGTCATCATCGCCATTAGCACGCCAAACTTGCGCAAGTGGCTTAGCTTGCAGAGTAAATTTTTGCAACCAAGCACGAAATATCTTTTTGCTTCAAAGGGCATAGAGGAGGGAAGTGGAGCGTTTGTGCATACAATCGCGCTAGATTTTATCCCTAAGGAAAATCTAGCGTTTTTAAGTGGTCCTAGTTTCGCTGCTGAAGTGAGGGCTAAGCTGCCTTGTGCGCTTGCTATACACGCATATAATGATGAGGTGGCAAAGGATTTTGCTAAGTTTTTCCCTAGCTTTATCAAGCCCTACACAGGAGGAGATGTCATCGGTGCAGAGGTAAGTGGCGCGTATAAAAATGTGCTTGCAATCGCGGGCGGAATCTGTGATGAGCTAAAGCTAGGGCACAATGCAAAAGCAGCACTTCTAGCGCGAGGGCTTATTGAAATGGAGCGATTTGGGCGGTATTTTGGCGGGGAGAGCAAGACATTTTTGGGACTAGAGGGGGCGGGGGATTTGTTTTTGAGTGCTAATTCTACCCTTTCGCGCAACTATCGCGTGGGTGTGGGGCTAGCTCAAGGCAAAGATATAGATAGCATACTATGCGAGCTAGGCGAAGTCGCAGAGGGGGTTCGCACAGCTTATGCTATACAAGGCATAGCAAAAAAGCACGATATTTACACACCTATCGTAAATGAAGTGGTGGGGATACTACAAGGTAAATCCTGCAAAGAGGGAATCTTAAGCCTTATGAGTAGATAG
- a CDS encoding lipid A deacylase LpxR family protein, producing MRKKKYFALLLAMCVAKSSAHFCGEQKNAKKDEYQALLDEALKCTAKNPNQSNVCACANDSSAFGLDKAQKDDLQEYLPKKDLDTKAQQSDSTYKQNEVIPSPNTRAKHTLLLIYENDSNFDPHIDKYYTAGISLKFYSKDLQKPTNKGFYTFMHAISAPTFFPKALSRYLGEEADFATSFGVSLSQEMYAPKDRFSNPPPKSDHPYGGFLYTSIMLQNRFKYILEQFEVALGIVGKAALAKQAQDTIHEARNVKKLAGWDTQLQNEGIFNLYYRASFSIPQVYEKSKHIVDIMPQVSFAAGNAKSHAQANLIARVGYNLSANSLMPHINSGFVSTLPNRYGFSIEGYVGLGIRAVVRNIFLQGNSFSPRKDIEIYNGVGEFIFGVSLNYKRFFLSYSAITRTKEFVSQDMPTTFGSILLGVSF from the coding sequence ATGCGAAAGAAAAAATATTTTGCTCTTTTGCTTGCTATGTGTGTGGCAAAATCTAGTGCGCACTTTTGTGGTGAGCAAAAAAACGCCAAGAAAGATGAATATCAAGCCCTGCTAGATGAAGCACTTAAATGCACGGCTAAAAATCCAAATCAAAGTAATGTATGTGCTTGCGCAAATGATTCTAGTGCATTTGGGCTAGATAAAGCACAAAAAGATGACTTACAAGAATATTTGCCCAAAAAAGATTTAGACACAAAAGCACAGCAAAGTGATTCCACTTACAAGCAAAACGAAGTGATTCCATCTCCAAACACTCGGGCTAAACACACACTTTTGCTTATCTATGAAAACGACTCAAACTTTGACCCACACATTGACAAATACTACACTGCTGGCATTTCACTAAAGTTTTATTCCAAAGATTTACAAAAGCCTACAAACAAAGGATTTTATACATTTATGCACGCGATTTCCGCGCCCACATTTTTTCCCAAGGCACTTAGCAGATATTTGGGGGAAGAAGCTGATTTTGCTACTTCTTTTGGAGTGAGCCTATCTCAAGAAATGTATGCACCCAAAGATAGATTTTCAAACCCCCCTCCAAAAAGCGACCACCCTTATGGAGGATTTTTATATACAAGCATTATGCTTCAAAATCGCTTCAAGTATATCCTAGAGCAGTTTGAAGTAGCACTAGGCATAGTTGGCAAAGCAGCACTTGCTAAACAAGCCCAAGACACTATCCACGAAGCAAGAAATGTAAAAAAGCTAGCAGGCTGGGACACACAGCTACAAAACGAGGGCATTTTCAATCTTTACTATCGCGCCTCTTTTAGTATCCCACAAGTGTATGAAAAAAGCAAGCATATTGTTGATATTATGCCTCAAGTGAGTTTTGCAGCTGGCAATGCCAAATCCCACGCACAAGCAAACCTAATCGCACGGGTAGGCTACAACTTGTCTGCAAACTCTCTTATGCCTCATATAAATTCTGGCTTTGTAAGCACACTGCCAAATCGCTATGGCTTTAGCATAGAGGGTTATGTAGGCTTAGGTATTCGCGCTGTGGTGCGCAATATATTTTTACAAGGCAACTCCTTTTCACCGCGCAAGGATATTGAGATATACAATGGCGTAGGCGAATTTATCTTTGGTGTTAGCCTAAATTATAAGCGATTTTTTTTGTCATATAGTGCTATCACTCGCACAAAAGAGTTTGTAAGCCAAGATATGCCTACCACTTTTGGAAGCATTTTGCTTGGGGTTAGTTTTTAG
- a CDS encoding energy transducer TonB, with protein sequence MKIFLSLRKQIKTPAFIGFASSVIFHLGLVAGILGVFDRSENLQEIGLAQITMSLASINTNANQKAYSTPTKPRHKRHHKHHKKHHKHHKSKHPIPLEELQEQSQENPSQEINSKEIPTELESKSTSNQDSQGSTYESLAFNEGISDEFYQKVQAEIRKKHHYPRLAQIREMQGSVWVDFILEPNGEIKNLKVYRSNTGDILNTQALKSVLEAHKNFPKPQKVVRLKIEVNYNLEQK encoded by the coding sequence ATGAAAATTTTTCTATCTCTGCGCAAGCAGATTAAAACGCCTGCATTTATAGGGTTTGCTAGCTCGGTGATATTTCACTTGGGGCTTGTAGCGGGGATTTTGGGCGTATTTGATAGAAGTGAAAACCTGCAAGAAATAGGACTAGCCCAAATCACAATGAGCCTAGCAAGTATCAACACAAATGCCAATCAAAAAGCCTACTCCACCCCTACCAAGCCCCGACACAAACGACACCATAAACATCACAAAAAGCACCACAAACACCACAAAAGCAAGCACCCAATCCCACTAGAAGAGCTACAAGAGCAAAGCCAAGAAAATCCTAGCCAAGAAATAAATAGCAAAGAAATCCCAACCGAGCTAGAATCTAAATCCACTTCAAACCAAGATTCTCAAGGCTCTACTTATGAATCCCTAGCTTTCAATGAGGGGATAAGCGATGAATTCTACCAAAAAGTCCAAGCCGAAATCCGCAAAAAACACCACTACCCTAGACTAGCCCAAATCCGCGAAATGCAAGGCAGTGTGTGGGTGGATTTTATCTTAGAGCCAAACGGAGAGATAAAAAACCTCAAAGTCTACCGCTCCAACACAGGCGATATACTAAACACGCAAGCCCTAAAAAGCGTGCTAGAAGCGCACAAAAACTTCCCCAAACCCCAAAAAGTCGTCCGACTAAAAATCGAAGTAAACTATAATCTAGAGCAAAAATAG
- the exbD gene encoding TonB system transport protein ExbD: MKLHRRDGLNVIPLIDVMLVLLAIVLSVSTFIAQGAIPINLPQADKVEKKLDDKRLTIIISADNKIYVDDEEKDFDAIKQIINQTKDDKMIEVKSDKDAKFDSFVRIIGILKDKGHENFSISAQAD, translated from the coding sequence ATGAAACTACACCGCCGAGATGGACTAAATGTTATCCCGCTTATTGATGTTATGCTTGTATTGCTTGCTATCGTGCTAAGTGTATCGACTTTTATCGCACAAGGGGCAATCCCTATCAATCTCCCCCAAGCTGATAAAGTCGAAAAAAAGCTTGATGACAAACGGCTAACTATCATAATAAGTGCTGATAATAAAATCTATGTCGATGATGAGGAAAAGGATTTTGACGCGATAAAGCAAATAATCAACCAAACCAAAGATGACAAAATGATAGAAGTCAAAAGCGACAAAGATGCGAAATTTGATAGCTTTGTGAGAATCATAGGCATACTAAAGGACAAAGGGCATGAAAATTTTTCTATCTCTGCGCAAGCAGATTAA
- the exbB gene encoding TonB-system energizer ExbB: protein MDFLRAHIDAIIFCVLGLMSFFSLWFSIERVLYFWRVDVRVFIDIDALEESLTKNLTTLYIIYSNAPYVGLLGTVVGIMITFYDMGVSGGIDAKSIMVGLSLALKATALGLVVAIPTLIVYNALLRRVDVLLNRYKAYKKS, encoded by the coding sequence ATGGACTTTTTACGAGCGCATATTGATGCGATTATTTTTTGCGTGCTAGGGCTTATGAGCTTTTTTTCATTGTGGTTTAGCATTGAGAGGGTGCTGTATTTTTGGCGCGTAGATGTGCGAGTGTTTATAGATATTGACGCGCTTGAAGAATCGCTTACCAAAAACCTAACCACACTTTATATCATTTACTCAAATGCCCCTTATGTCGGGCTTTTGGGCACGGTGGTTGGGATTATGATAACTTTCTATGATATGGGGGTTAGCGGTGGAATCGATGCAAAAAGCATAATGGTAGGGCTATCCCTAGCACTAAAAGCCACTGCTCTAGGACTAGTAGTAGCTATCCCCACACTTATCGTGTATAACGCACTTTTGCGCCGTGTAGATGTGCTACTAAATCGCTACAAAGCATATAAAAAATCCTAG
- the nhaA gene encoding Na+/H+ antiporter NhaA, whose protein sequence is MPKKSIKSEKSKKSSTQPSDLASDFANAQAYIEQSWGESADSNNPKDELSKLSKPAKSTKKKKSSADEVEGLYDLDDFREDFVGDFASSQESQTPKDFHQDLEQEFEDFEDLQEFEESLSADSTQPKLPYFTRVSSSVKGSHRFGSGHNINVKDRLKKGLNTFISHESFSGVLLFFCVLFAMGVANSAFAEQYFEFQELKLGVFFGEGKAGMSILHFVNDVAMSFFFLMIGLEMKREILYGELAGVKKVIFPMLAALGGIIVPIGIYLFFNHGTPSAVGFGVAMSTDTAFALGAILFLGKRVPLSLKVFLVTLAVVDDLGAIFVIVIFYTQQLDFAWLIIALIILSVLVYFNQQDTRKTSSYLFLGVLLWIAVFNSGIHATIAAVLLAFCIPGRSNVSDKALQALREELKKITHITQSGRNFFETHSDESSGFRQTLESFKKFFSSKESERTFNIKEQSQRVQILESIAKYSHAAQNPLLQLQTVLHPLCSYFVVPFFAFVNAGVRVDSSINFDLDHIFLGTILGLVVGKPIGILVFSFLGVKLGVATKPNDLSFGQIFATGCLAGIGFTMSIFVANLAYDHEDAIVLSKISILYASSLALIIGICLLYFFTKPKEQVLLIDSKMGFDSKQDKDSVLDSAFAKEGAKSYIKESPHKQA, encoded by the coding sequence ATGCCCAAAAAATCTATCAAAAGTGAAAAATCTAAAAAATCAAGCACGCAACCTAGCGATTTGGCAAGTGATTTTGCAAATGCGCAAGCTTATATAGAGCAATCTTGGGGGGAATCTGCTGATTCTAATAATCCTAAAGACGAACTATCAAAATTATCAAAACCTGCAAAATCCACAAAAAAGAAAAAATCAAGTGCCGATGAAGTGGAGGGATTGTATGATTTAGATGATTTTAGAGAAGATTTTGTGGGTGATTTTGCTAGCTCGCAAGAATCACAAACTCCTAAGGATTTTCACCAAGACTTAGAGCAAGAATTTGAAGATTTTGAGGATTTGCAAGAGTTTGAAGAAAGTCTTAGTGCTGATTCTACACAGCCGAAGTTGCCATATTTTACGAGGGTTAGCAGCTCTGTGAAAGGCTCGCATAGATTTGGCAGTGGGCATAATATCAATGTCAAAGATAGGCTAAAAAAAGGGCTAAACACCTTTATCAGCCACGAATCTTTCAGTGGTGTTTTGCTATTTTTCTGCGTGCTTTTTGCTATGGGCGTGGCAAATTCTGCATTTGCAGAGCAGTATTTTGAATTCCAAGAGCTAAAGCTAGGAGTGTTTTTTGGCGAGGGCAAAGCTGGAATGTCGATTTTGCACTTCGTAAATGATGTGGCGATGAGCTTTTTTTTCTTAATGATTGGCTTAGAAATGAAGCGCGAGATTCTCTATGGTGAGCTAGCAGGAGTGAAAAAAGTCATTTTTCCTATGCTAGCCGCACTTGGTGGAATCATCGTGCCTATTGGAATCTATCTGTTTTTTAATCACGGCACGCCATCAGCTGTGGGATTTGGCGTGGCGATGAGCACGGATACGGCATTTGCACTTGGTGCGATACTTTTTCTAGGCAAGCGTGTCCCGCTAAGTTTGAAGGTGTTTTTGGTTACGCTTGCGGTGGTTGATGATTTGGGTGCGATATTTGTCATCGTCATTTTTTATACGCAACAGCTAGATTTTGCTTGGCTTATCATTGCGCTTATTATCCTCTCTGTGCTTGTGTATTTCAATCAGCAAGATACGCGCAAAACCTCAAGCTATTTGTTTCTTGGTGTGTTACTTTGGATAGCTGTGTTTAATAGCGGAATCCACGCAACCATAGCCGCTGTGCTTCTTGCTTTTTGTATCCCGGGTCGTTCAAATGTCTCTGATAAGGCGTTGCAGGCTTTGCGAGAGGAGCTAAAAAAAATCACTCATATCACACAAAGCGGGCGAAACTTTTTTGAGACGCATAGCGATGAAAGTAGTGGATTTAGACAGACTTTGGAGAGTTTTAAAAAGTTTTTTAGCTCCAAAGAAAGCGAGCGGACATTTAACATAAAAGAGCAAAGCCAGCGCGTGCAAATCCTAGAATCTATCGCCAAATATTCTCACGCCGCGCAAAACCCGCTATTGCAGCTTCAGACGGTTTTGCACCCTCTTTGCTCTTATTTTGTCGTGCCGTTTTTTGCGTTTGTAAATGCGGGCGTAAGGGTGGATTCTAGTATAAATTTTGATTTAGACCACATATTTTTGGGCACGATTTTGGGGCTGGTGGTGGGGAAACCTATCGGGATTTTGGTGTTTTCTTTTCTTGGTGTGAAGCTAGGGGTTGCCACTAAGCCAAATGATTTGTCATTTGGGCAGATATTTGCCACAGGGTGCTTAGCGGGGATTGGCTTTACGATGTCGATATTTGTGGCAAATCTCGCTTATGACCACGAAGATGCTATCGTGCTATCTAAAATCTCTATTTTGTATGCTTCCTCGCTTGCGCTTATCATCGGGATTTGTCTTTTGTATTTCTTCACAAAGCCAAAGGAGCAAGTGCTTTTGATAGATTCTAAGATGGGCTTTGACTCTAAGCAGGATAAAGATTCTGTGCTAGATTCTGCGTTTGCCAAAGAGGGTGCAAAAAGCTATATAAAAGAATCGCCACATAAGCAAGCGTGA
- a CDS encoding metal ABC transporter permease, which yields MPEILSFAFMQNAVLGAVLVSIACGIIGTLVMINRLFSMAGGITHGAFGGIGLGFYLGLGGALMFVSTAGFALFLALLLAILSKFYPHRSDNIIAVIWAFGMAFGIILVDKSTDFGGDLMSYLFGNILAIGTEDLWIMAVCDVIFVLSIVALYRQFEAFSFDSEFARLKGVKTGILHFVLVCEIALCVVVAMRVVGLILVLALLSIPCFIAERFARTLGGIMILSCALSVIFCICGLSLSYVFDMSSGASIIIVACVGFVLSLVK from the coding sequence ATGCCTGAAATTCTATCATTTGCCTTTATGCAAAATGCGGTTTTGGGTGCGGTGCTAGTAAGTATCGCGTGTGGGATTATCGGCACTCTTGTGATGATAAATAGGCTCTTTTCGATGGCTGGAGGGATTACGCACGGGGCTTTTGGTGGTATCGGGCTTGGGTTTTACTTGGGACTTGGTGGTGCGCTTATGTTTGTCAGCACGGCGGGATTTGCGCTATTTTTGGCATTGCTCTTAGCGATTCTTAGCAAGTTCTATCCGCATAGAAGCGATAATATCATCGCCGTGATTTGGGCGTTTGGTATGGCTTTTGGAATCATTTTGGTGGATAAAAGCACAGATTTTGGCGGGGATTTGATGAGCTATTTATTTGGCAATATTTTGGCGATTGGCACAGAGGATTTGTGGATTATGGCGGTGTGTGATGTGATATTTGTGCTTAGCATAGTCGCGCTTTATCGGCAGTTTGAAGCCTTTAGCTTTGATAGCGAGTTTGCAAGGCTAAAGGGTGTGAAAACGGGGATTTTGCACTTTGTGCTTGTGTGTGAAATAGCTTTGTGCGTGGTGGTAGCTATGCGCGTGGTGGGGCTTATTTTAGTCCTTGCATTGCTTAGCATTCCTTGCTTTATCGCGGAGCGATTTGCTCGCACTTTAGGCGGGATTATGATTTTATCTTGTGCTTTAAGCGTGATTTTTTGTATCTGTGGCTTAAGTCTAAGCTATGTCTTTGATATGTCAAGTGGCGCAAGTATCATTATCGTGGCGTGTGTGGGCTTTGTGCTATCGCTAGTGAAGTAG